CAAACCGTCAACAGCTACCGTCACACGGAGGGCGCTGCCACAACACGTCTTTCCGATTTGCTCTACCGCCTGCACGACATCGAAGGGCTGGCGCGATTGAAGTTCGTGACGAACTTTCCCAAGGACATGACCGACGATCTGCTCCAAGCAGTCCGCGATCTGCCAAAATGCTGTCCGTATTTACACGTTCCGGCCCAAAGCGGCTCGAATGTCATTCTCAAGCGGATGAAGCGCGGTTACACCGTGGAAGAGTACCGCGAAATGCTGGACCGAATTCGAGCCACCATACCGCACGCCGCCATTACCAGCGATTTTATCGTCGGCTTTTGTGGCGAAACCGAGGAAGATTTCCAACAGACTGTAACATTGGTCCGCGAAGCACGATTCAAAAACAGCTTTATCTTCAAATACAGTCAACGGCCCGGCACAAAAGCTCCGGAATTGTGGCCCGACGACGTACCGGAGGAAATCAAACGTCGCCGCAATAACCAACTGCTGGCCGTGCAAAACAGTATTAGCGAGGAAGACCATCAACAATTGATCGGCCACACTGTCCAAGTTCTAGTTGAAGGGCCCAGCAAACACGCCCACCGCTTCGATCGTACCGCTGAGCAAAATGCAACCATTGCCTTGGCAGATTCGTCCCACTCCCATGATGCCCAAGAATTAGGCGATCTTGCCGCTGCACCTTCTCCACTGACTCAATTAGTTGGTCGCACCTCATGTGACCGGATTGTTGTCTTCCAAGGCAATCGTCGACTAATCGGTCAGATTCTACCTGTCTTGATCTACGATTGCACACCCATGACTCTCTTCGGCGCCGTCGTCACACTTGAAGTTGGACCGGAAGTATACAGTCTCCTGCCTCCTTGATGCGCGATCTGGGAACTTACGAGTCGGCGCCCTCGAAGGCCCGCTTATCCGCGCCACGGGCACGTACTCTCTGTCAAAGCCAAAACGCAAGATATCTCTGCCGCATTAGACAGCCACAGCGCCCTTTGATAATACCCACTGGG
The DNA window shown above is from Pirellulales bacterium and carries:
- the miaB gene encoding tRNA (N6-isopentenyl adenosine(37)-C2)-methylthiotransferase MiaB; translation: MAKHLYIETVGCQMNVLDSELVVAALRKAGYELTESPAKADTILFNTCSVRQHAEDKIYSALGRLKHTKEQNPQKIIGVLGCMAQKDQRLILERAPYVDLVVGPGQLHQVPKLLEEIAAGSGPRLEVSLDRKAGNREDIQQSFESYDPDRDPQMRPSPYQAFVRIQIGCDKFCTYCIVPRVRGPEQGRHPKHILAEAKKLAAEGCREITLLGQTVNSYRHTEGAATTRLSDLLYRLHDIEGLARLKFVTNFPKDMTDDLLQAVRDLPKCCPYLHVPAQSGSNVILKRMKRGYTVEEYREMLDRIRATIPHAAITSDFIVGFCGETEEDFQQTVTLVREARFKNSFIFKYSQRPGTKAPELWPDDVPEEIKRRRNNQLLAVQNSISEEDHQQLIGHTVQVLVEGPSKHAHRFDRTAEQNATIALADSSHSHDAQELGDLAAAPSPLTQLVGRTSCDRIVVFQGNRRLIGQILPVLIYDCTPMTLFGAVVTLEVGPEVYSLLPP